The candidate division WOR-3 bacterium genome includes the window CGAACAATGCGTGACATTCTGTTCTCGAAAGGAGACTACGACACGGTGCTGACCATCGGCCGGTGCCTGGAGGCCGGTGTCTGCAAGTCGTTTCCCGGGAACAAGTACTACCTGGCGGAGAACTGGCTCAAGATGGCCCGAGCCTGGGCTGCGCTTGGTCAGGCTGAAAGCAGCCTGGTGCTTCTGGACAAGATTATTGCTTGGGAGGAATACCGTGACCGGGTCCCGTGGCTTGGAACTTATGTGACCGAGGCGAAGGCCTTGAGAAAAGACATATGTCACTGAACTCTGAACCCAGGATCCAGCACCTAGAGCACAGAGCGAGGTCGGTTCTCCTTGGAGTCGGAAACCGGCTGCGCGGCGACGATGCGGTCGGCTCGCTAGTTGCCGAGGAACTAAGTGGTGCCGAAGGCTTGGCAGTATTTGACTGCGGCACTACGCCGGAAAACTTCATCGAGCCGGTCGTTCGGCTTGGACCAGAGCGGATTCTTATTGTTGATGCTTGCGCGTTCGGCGGCAGGCCCGGAGAGTTCAAGCTGTTCGAGCAGGAAGAGATCGAGCCCCTGGCCAGCGGCCTTGTGTCAACTCACACGTTGCCGCTTACGATGACCGTGGCATTGCTATGCCAGCAACTTACGGCCGGGATACAGCTTCTCGGAGTGCAGCCGGCGTGTATCAGGTTCGGCGCAAGGATGTCAAGTGCGGTTGCCAAGGCCATGCCTCGACTTGTCCAGTTCGTCAAGGTCTGGACCGCGCGTTCGCTCTGATGCTGGTGTCGGCCTGCGTGCCGGCCGGAGCAGGGCTGGAACGGGAATTCAGCTCAAACATGGGACGAAATCCGACAGTAGGACCCTGGTGTACTTTAGCGCAGGACTAGACCGAGAGGAGCAGAGCGGTTCAGTTGAACATTCGAACTGACTCGTGGGGGCTGTGTCATTCTAAGGCCGCCACGGGTTTTGAGGGGAATTGAGAGACACGGAACTGGGGAACGGCATTTAATTGCGCGTGCCGGTTGTTGCCAGCGTGGACCGGCGGAGAACGCGGACGACCGAGAACGCACAGACTCCCGCAAGACAGGCAATGATGAACCAGTCGCCATGCCGGCGATACGGTGTGGTTGCAAGTGGCGCCGGTACTACACTGATGAGGAGTTCCTGCGTGAAAAGCCTAGTCTTTTTCAGGACCCGACCATAGGGATCAACGACGAAGGAAATGCCGTTGTTGGCGCTACGTGCCATTGATACCCCGTTCTCTACCGTGCGCATAACTGCGAGTTCAGCGTGCTGCTGAGCACCGAGTATTCGGCCGAACCAGCCGTCGTTAGTGACCACGGCGAACATCTCAGACCCGCGGCGCGTGAATTGGCGGGCAAGGTCCGGGAAGATGGCCTCAAAACAGATGAGGCAGGCGAATCGGGATGCGACGGACTGTTCATAGCTGATACTGGCGAACCCGGAGTCCCGAGTCGCAAACCGTGAGCGTGTGGTTGTAAGCTGGAATACAGTGTAGTCCTTGCCACGGTCCCAGTTGCCCATGTCGGCAGTACCGATAAGCCGGCGGAGCAGTGGGAGCTGGTCAGAGTAGGGGATTTTTTCGGAGAAGGGCACGAGGCGCATTTTGTAGTAACGCTGCCGGACAGTATCTGCACCTGGCTCGAGCAGGCAGGCGCCGTTGTGCCACGTGCCCTGTTTGTCGTCGTGCAAAGGCGTACCGGTGAAAAGCGGTATCCGGGTCGAGTCGACAAGTACTTGGAGTGCACGGCTGATGTCGTTGTTGCGATTGGTTACGTCAAGCAGAGTAGCAGTTTCCGGGCAGATAATGAGGTCGGGCCGCGACTCGGCGGCCGCACGGATTAGGTGCAGGAGATCGGAGTAGATTCTCTCGCGGGCGGCGCGGTCACCCTTGTCCAAGGGCGAGATATTGGGCTGGAGAATGGCGACTTTGAGCCAGGGACGGTTTGGCTGCAGACGTGTGGTTCCGAGGACAAGCGGTCCCACAACGGCCGCCAGAAGCAGGATTGCAAACCTAGGAGAGGGATGCCGGAAGCCCACTAGCGAATGGCCGTATGGGCATGCTGAGAAAAAAGTACGATACACGAGCAAGTTCACAAGCACAAGCCAGGCTGAGACAAGGTACACACCTCCGAATGCTGCGGGCTGGATGAACGGGACCCACGGCGTCACCGAGTAGCCGAGAAGGTCCCAAGGGAATGCGATTTCACCAAGGTTGCGCACGAACTCAAGCAGCGGCCAGACAAGGAACGCGGACCACAGTCCGAGCCAGTGCACGATGAGAGCGAATGCTGCGGTGTAGAGCCCCAGATAGGCGAAGAGGAGTAAGACCCCGATGTTCAGAAGAAAGCGGGTTATGGGTTCAATCGGTACAACTAGAAACCAGAGCCACCAAAAGTGTGACGCCGCAGCCAAGCCGCCGAACAACCAGGACCAGAGAAAGAGTCGGCGAGTGTCGCCCTTGAATTCCGGACTTTGGACTAGGCAGAAGAGTGGGACAAGGCCGATGAAGGCTAAGAAGCGGAACGGAAACGGAGCGAAGGCGAACCCGAGCGCAAGTCCTGGGAAGACCAG containing:
- the lnt gene encoding apolipoprotein N-acyltransferase, producing MRIPRPLLLVFPGLALGFAFAPFPFRFLAFIGLVPLFCLVQSPEFKGDTRRLFLWSWLFGGLAAASHFWWLWFLVVPIEPITRFLLNIGVLLLFAYLGLYTAAFALIVHWLGLWSAFLVWPLLEFVRNLGEIAFPWDLLGYSVTPWVPFIQPAAFGGVYLVSAWLVLVNLLVYRTFFSACPYGHSLVGFRHPSPRFAILLLAAVVGPLVLGTTRLQPNRPWLKVAILQPNISPLDKGDRAARERIYSDLLHLIRAAAESRPDLIICPETATLLDVTNRNNDISRALQVLVDSTRIPLFTGTPLHDDKQGTWHNGACLLEPGADTVRQRYYKMRLVPFSEKIPYSDQLPLLRRLIGTADMGNWDRGKDYTVFQLTTTRSRFATRDSGFASISYEQSVASRFACLICFEAIFPDLARQFTRRGSEMFAVVTNDGWFGRILGAQQHAELAVMRTVENGVSMARSANNGISFVVDPYGRVLKKTRLFTQELLISVVPAPLATTPYRRHGDWFIIACLAGVCAFSVVRVLRRSTLATTGTRN
- a CDS encoding hydrogenase 3 maturation endopeptidase HyCI; translated protein: MSLNSEPRIQHLEHRARSVLLGVGNRLRGDDAVGSLVAEELSGAEGLAVFDCGTTPENFIEPVVRLGPERILIVDACAFGGRPGEFKLFEQEEIEPLASGLVSTHTLPLTMTVALLCQQLTAGIQLLGVQPACIRFGARMSSAVAKAMPRLVQFVKVWTARSL